In one Aeromicrobium wangtongii genomic region, the following are encoded:
- a CDS encoding PEP-utilizing enzyme — MSQPQVLDDKWGKKAMTPTVEHFHRAVREVVAERFAASGRAWEDFVHDLACEITAEDLQAVEKSLLDTGYTFETSAHVSLAESPEKYKPLAVVSDSGNQVTDDEGRKVVGTGDNVFSAPDLTGTARFVGTVDVVMEMLLGGVPPDTIAIIDDSGGTLTAPILEGFAGVICMGGTVRSHLGILTREYNIPCLMAAELDGLADGDKIHVQYSKPATDAYAERDESARVRISKIS; from the coding sequence ATGTCACAGCCACAAGTACTCGACGACAAATGGGGCAAGAAGGCCATGACCCCGACGGTGGAGCACTTCCACCGCGCCGTCCGGGAAGTCGTCGCCGAGCGGTTCGCCGCCTCGGGCAGGGCCTGGGAGGACTTCGTCCACGACCTGGCCTGCGAGATCACCGCCGAGGACCTCCAGGCTGTCGAGAAGAGCCTGCTGGACACCGGTTACACCTTCGAGACCTCCGCGCACGTGTCCCTTGCGGAGAGCCCGGAGAAGTACAAGCCGTTGGCGGTCGTGTCGGACTCGGGCAACCAGGTGACCGATGATGAGGGGCGAAAGGTCGTCGGTACCGGCGACAACGTGTTCTCCGCCCCCGATCTGACCGGCACGGCGCGGTTCGTCGGCACGGTCGACGTGGTCATGGAGATGCTGCTCGGCGGGGTGCCGCCAGACACCATCGCGATCATCGATGACTCGGGCGGAACGCTGACCGCGCCGATCCTGGAAGGGTTCGCGGGCGTCATCTGCATGGGCGGCACGGTCCGCTCCCACCTGGGCATCCTGACGCGGGAGTACAACATCCCGTGCCTGATGGCCGCTGAACTGGACGGCCTCGCCGACGGGGACAAGATCCACGTCCAGTACTCGAAGCCGGCCACTGATGCCTACGCCGAGCGCGACGAGAGCGCCCGTGTCCGAATCTCGAAGATCTCCTGA
- a CDS encoding TetR/AcrR family transcriptional regulator, whose amino-acid sequence MTVERAEPTSQEIRRVALEMFATKGYDATSVRDIAAVVGIRGATMYHHFGSKEEILWDLTLSALEAISSSWKDAERQLGTDDPTERLRAFVRAHVVFHIRRQTDAAIVNAQLNRLSPDHFQEAVALRSRYERELTAIVESCLATGQHTVPDLRVTVFAILQMTTAVTTWYQPDGPLSVDELASVYAELAVKMIA is encoded by the coding sequence ATGACGGTCGAGCGCGCTGAGCCCACCTCCCAGGAGATCCGGCGCGTGGCCCTCGAGATGTTCGCGACCAAGGGGTACGACGCCACGTCCGTTCGTGACATCGCCGCGGTGGTGGGCATCCGGGGGGCGACGATGTACCACCACTTCGGCTCGAAGGAGGAGATCCTGTGGGATCTCACCTTGTCTGCCCTGGAGGCGATCTCATCGTCGTGGAAGGACGCCGAACGGCAGCTCGGCACGGACGATCCCACCGAACGCCTGCGCGCATTCGTCCGCGCGCACGTCGTGTTCCACATCCGCCGCCAGACGGATGCGGCCATTGTCAATGCGCAGCTCAATCGACTCAGCCCCGATCACTTCCAGGAGGCCGTGGCCCTGCGGAGCCGCTATGAGCGAGAGCTCACCGCGATCGTCGAATCGTGCTTGGCGACCGGTCAGCACACGGTGCCGGACCTGCGGGTGACGGTCTTCGCGATCCTGCAGATGACCACGGCCGTCACGACGTGGTACCAACCGGACGGGCCCTTGTCGGTGGACGAGCTGGCATCGGTGTACGCGGAGCTCGCCGTCAAGATGATTGCCTAG
- a CDS encoding FadR/GntR family transcriptional regulator translates to MSVTDAAIEKIRELIITGELSPGDRLAPEQDLAAMLGISRSSLREAVKALSQAKVLDVRRGDGTYITSLSPNLLLSGLSFAVDLVRDQTLHEVFEVRRLLEPAATALAATRVTDAQIEGLRRSLELMRATDDPEEMVHRDVEFHAQVVAASGNETLCSIVAAISARALRARIWRASIAGVKSLTLVQHAAIVDALEERDAALASSAATLHLSASQKWFRELEHPETVAAAESDGGLAPSYIG, encoded by the coding sequence ATGAGTGTCACTGACGCAGCCATCGAGAAGATCCGAGAGCTCATCATCACCGGGGAGCTCTCTCCGGGGGACCGCCTGGCTCCCGAGCAGGATCTCGCGGCGATGCTCGGCATATCCAGGAGCTCGCTGCGTGAGGCCGTGAAGGCGCTGAGCCAGGCCAAGGTCCTCGACGTGCGTCGTGGCGACGGCACCTACATCACCAGCTTGTCGCCCAACTTGCTGCTCTCCGGGCTGTCATTCGCCGTCGACCTGGTCCGCGACCAGACGCTGCACGAGGTGTTCGAGGTGCGGCGACTGCTCGAGCCGGCTGCGACGGCCCTCGCCGCCACACGGGTGACGGATGCGCAGATCGAAGGGCTGAGGCGAAGCCTCGAGCTCATGCGCGCCACCGACGATCCCGAGGAGATGGTGCATCGTGATGTCGAGTTCCATGCCCAAGTGGTGGCCGCGTCCGGCAATGAGACGCTCTGCTCGATCGTCGCGGCGATCTCGGCTCGCGCGTTACGCGCTCGCATCTGGCGCGCTTCGATCGCCGGCGTGAAGTCCCTGACGCTGGTCCAGCACGCGGCCATCGTCGACGCGCTCGAGGAGCGGGACGCGGCGCTGGCCAGCTCGGCGGCCACACTGCACCTCTCGGCTTCGCAGAAGTGGTTCCGCGAGCTGGAGCATCCGGAGACCGTGGCTGCTGCCGAGTCCGACGGGGGACTCGCTCCGTCATACATCGGATGA